In one window of Juglans regia cultivar Chandler chromosome 3, Walnut 2.0, whole genome shotgun sequence DNA:
- the LOC108990634 gene encoding sphingolipid delta(4)-desaturase DES1-like yields the protein MGRKGEDRAEGVMAADFFWSYTDEPHATRRRQILSRYPQIKDLFGPDPWAFLKVSTAVLLQLCTATLLHDAGWLKILIIAYFFGSFLNHNLFLAIHELSHNLAFSTPVYNRWLGIFANLPIGVPMSVTFQKYHLEHHRFQGVDGIDMDIPSHTEAHLVTNVVTKSIWVVFQLFFYALRPLFLKPKPPGYWEFINLFIQIALDAAMVYFWGCKSFAYLILSTFVGGGLHPMAGHFISEHYVFKPDQETYSYYGPLNLMTWSVGYHNEHHDFPRISGSKLHKVKEIAPEYYEDLESYKSWSQVIYMYIMDRAVGPFSRMKRKANKSE from the exons atggggcgcaaaggggaagaccgagcGGAAGGAGTAATGGCTGCAGACTTCTTCTGGTCGTACACGGACGAGCCCCACGCTACTAGGCGCCGCCAGATTCTCTCTCGGTACCCTCAGATCAAGGATCTCTTTGGCCCCGATCCCTGGGCTTTCCTCAAG GTTTCCACAGCAGTTCTCCTTCAGCTATGTACTGCTACTTTACTCCATGATGCTGGTTGGCTGAAGATACTCATCATAGCCTACTTCTTCGGATCTTTTCTCAACCATAACCTTTTCCTAGCCATCCATGAACTCAGCCACAATCTTGCCTTCTCAACTCCAGTCTATAACCGTTGGCTTGGGATTTTTGCCAACCTCCCTATTGGTGTACCCATGTCTGTCACGTTTCAAAAATATCACCTTGAACATCATCGCTTCCAAGGAGTAGATGGTATTGATATGGACATTCCAAGCCACACTGAAGCCCATCTTGTGACAAATGTTGTCACTAAAAGCATATGGGTTGTCTTCCAACTCTTCTTCTATGCTCTCCGGCCTCTCTTTCTGAAACCAAAACCTCCTGGTTATTGGGAgttcatcaatttatttattcagaTAGCCCTTGATGCAGCCATGGTTTACTTTTGGGGCTGCAAATCTTTTGCCTATTTGATTCTTTCCACATTCGTTGGGGGTGGGTTGCACCCAATGGCTGGTCACTTCATTTCAGAACATTATGTTTTCAAGCCTGACCAGGAGACATATTCTTACTATGGCCCCCTGAATCTTATGACATGGAGTGTGGGATACCACAACGAGCACCATGATTTCCCTAGAATTTCTGGGAGCAAGCTCCACAAGGTGAAAGAGATTGCACCAGAGTATTATGAGGATTTAGAGTCATATAAATCTTGGAGCCAGGTTATATACATGTACATTATGGACCGAGCAGTGGGTCCATTCAGCCGAATGAAGAGGAAGGCAAATAAATCTGAATAG
- the LOC108990633 gene encoding tetraspanin-19-like isoform X2 yields MGRIAKTCLRSLLKLANSVMGIIGIAMVLYSCWMIRVWQRDSSYVDYSSTGPWFIYSFLGIGVTLGAIACLGHIAADSANGCCLSFYVVIISLLLLLEIAMTADMLLNSDWEKDLPEDPTGRLHDFEDFVKSNFDIFQWIGLMFTLAQGLSILLAVALRTLGTNQGSYYNYDTDEDYAPERLPLVNNKVQPPPQTSEGSSVKCCSHVSI; encoded by the exons ATGGGAAGAATTGCCAAGACTTGTCTACGGTCATTGCTCAAACTGGCGAATTCCGTTATGGGTATTATTGGGATTGCGATGGTTCTGTATAGTTGTTGGATGATTAGAGTCTGGCAGAGAGATTCATCATATGTTGATTATAGTTCTACTGGTCCATG GTTCATATACAGTTTTCTTGGAATTGGTGTTACCTTGGGTGCAATAGCTTGTCTAGGCCACATTGCTGCCGATAGTGCCAATGGTTGTTGCCTTTCTTTT TATGTGGTGATCATCAGTTTGCTTCTCCTATTGGAGATTGCAATGACAGCAGACATGCTCCTGAATTCTGACTGGGAAAAG GATTTGCCAGAGGATCCAACTGGGAGGTTACatgattttgaagattttgtgAAGTCAAACTTTGATATTTTCCAATGGATAGGCTTGATGTTCACCTTAGCACAG GGACTTTCAATTCTGCTGGCCGTGGCTCTGAGAACTCTTGGGACAAATCAGGGATCCTATTATAACTATGATACTGATGAGGATTATGCTCCCGAGAGGCTTCCGCTCGTAAATAACAAAGTCCAACCGCCACC GCAAACAAGTGAAGGGAGCAGTGTCAAATGTTGTTCACATGTGAGCATATGA
- the LOC108990633 gene encoding tetraspanin-19-like isoform X3, whose amino-acid sequence MGRIAKTCLRSLLKLANSVMGIIGIAMVLYSCWMIRVWQRDSSYVDYSSTGPWFIYSFLGIGVTLGAIACLGHIAADSANGCCLSFYVVIISLLLLLEIAMTADMLLNSDWEKDLPEDPTGRLHDFEDFVKSNFDIFQWIGLMFTLAQGLSILLAVALRTLGTNQGSYYNYDTDEDYAPERLPLVNNKVQPPPYVKANK is encoded by the exons ATGGGAAGAATTGCCAAGACTTGTCTACGGTCATTGCTCAAACTGGCGAATTCCGTTATGGGTATTATTGGGATTGCGATGGTTCTGTATAGTTGTTGGATGATTAGAGTCTGGCAGAGAGATTCATCATATGTTGATTATAGTTCTACTGGTCCATG GTTCATATACAGTTTTCTTGGAATTGGTGTTACCTTGGGTGCAATAGCTTGTCTAGGCCACATTGCTGCCGATAGTGCCAATGGTTGTTGCCTTTCTTTT TATGTGGTGATCATCAGTTTGCTTCTCCTATTGGAGATTGCAATGACAGCAGACATGCTCCTGAATTCTGACTGGGAAAAG GATTTGCCAGAGGATCCAACTGGGAGGTTACatgattttgaagattttgtgAAGTCAAACTTTGATATTTTCCAATGGATAGGCTTGATGTTCACCTTAGCACAG GGACTTTCAATTCTGCTGGCCGTGGCTCTGAGAACTCTTGGGACAAATCAGGGATCCTATTATAACTATGATACTGATGAGGATTATGCTCCCGAGAGGCTTCCGCTCGTAAATAACAAAGTCCAACCGCCACCGTATGTTAAA GCAAACAAGTGA
- the LOC108990633 gene encoding tetraspanin-19-like isoform X1 produces the protein MGRIAKTCLRSLLKLANSVMGIIGIAMVLYSCWMIRVWQRDSSYVDYSSTGPWFIYSFLGIGVTLGAIACLGHIAADSANGCCLSFYVVIISLLLLLEIAMTADMLLNSDWEKDLPEDPTGRLHDFEDFVKSNFDIFQWIGLMFTLAQGLSILLAVALRTLGTNQGSYYNYDTDEDYAPERLPLVNNKVQPPPYVKVISDPRFATNNSSTWNANK, from the exons ATGGGAAGAATTGCCAAGACTTGTCTACGGTCATTGCTCAAACTGGCGAATTCCGTTATGGGTATTATTGGGATTGCGATGGTTCTGTATAGTTGTTGGATGATTAGAGTCTGGCAGAGAGATTCATCATATGTTGATTATAGTTCTACTGGTCCATG GTTCATATACAGTTTTCTTGGAATTGGTGTTACCTTGGGTGCAATAGCTTGTCTAGGCCACATTGCTGCCGATAGTGCCAATGGTTGTTGCCTTTCTTTT TATGTGGTGATCATCAGTTTGCTTCTCCTATTGGAGATTGCAATGACAGCAGACATGCTCCTGAATTCTGACTGGGAAAAG GATTTGCCAGAGGATCCAACTGGGAGGTTACatgattttgaagattttgtgAAGTCAAACTTTGATATTTTCCAATGGATAGGCTTGATGTTCACCTTAGCACAG GGACTTTCAATTCTGCTGGCCGTGGCTCTGAGAACTCTTGGGACAAATCAGGGATCCTATTATAACTATGATACTGATGAGGATTATGCTCCCGAGAGGCTTCCGCTCGTAAATAACAAAGTCCAACCGCCACCGTATGTTAAAGTTATATCCGACCCGCGCTTTGCCACCAATAATAGTAGCACCTGgaat GCAAACAAGTGA